A window from Corynebacterium accolens encodes these proteins:
- a CDS encoding transposase, producing MFIVSQQRQKYTPEYRREAANLVIESQRPIAHVAKEIGVAPGLLGRWVKNERQRLRIFRWIKRG from the coding sequence ATGTTCATTGTGAGTCAACAACGCCAGAAATACACACCTGAGTATCGACGCGAAGCCGCGAACCTGGTAATCGAATCGCAGCGCCCAATTGCTCATGTAGCGAAAGAAATTGGTGTCGCACCTGGTCTTTTAGGCCGATGGGTAAAAAATGAGCGTCAACGCCTAAGGATCTTCCGATGG